From one Formosa sediminum genomic stretch:
- the deoD gene encoding purine-nucleoside phosphorylase yields MSLHIEAKRGDIAETILLPGDPLRAKWISETFLQDSTCFNTVRNMLGYTGTYKGKRVSVMGTGMGIPSISIYSRELIKDYGVKNLIRVGTAGSYQEDIKIRDIVIAMAASSSGINRSRFNGADYAPTASFELLSKAIKSAEKKEVPIKAGNVLSSDEFYADDFNSYKQWADFGVLCVEMEAAGLYTIAAKHNVNALSILTISDSLVTGERTTAKERETTFKDMIEIALDLA; encoded by the coding sequence ATGAGTTTACACATTGAAGCTAAAAGAGGAGATATTGCTGAAACTATTTTACTACCAGGCGACCCATTACGTGCCAAATGGATTTCAGAAACATTTTTACAAGATTCGACCTGTTTTAATACCGTAAGAAATATGCTTGGTTATACCGGTACCTATAAAGGTAAACGGGTCTCTGTAATGGGAACCGGCATGGGCATACCTAGTATATCTATATATAGTAGAGAACTAATAAAAGATTATGGCGTTAAAAATCTAATTCGTGTGGGTACTGCGGGATCTTACCAAGAAGATATTAAAATTCGTGATATAGTAATTGCCATGGCAGCATCATCGTCTGGAATAAATAGATCTAGATTTAATGGTGCCGACTATGCTCCTACAGCAAGTTTTGAATTACTAAGTAAAGCCATAAAAAGTGCAGAAAAAAAAGAGGTTCCTATTAAAGCTGGAAACGTATTATCTAGCGACGAGTTTTATGCAGACGACTTCAATTCGTATAAACAATGGGCCGACTTTGGTGTGCTTTGTGTAGAAATGGAAGCTGCAGGCTTATATACCATAGCAGCAAAACATAACGTAAATGCACTCTCTATTCTTACCATTTCCGACTCTTTAGTAACTGGAGAACGCACCACAGCTAAAGAACGCGAAACCACCTTTAAAGACATGATAGAAATTGCCTTAGATTTGGCATAA
- a CDS encoding IS1182 family transposase, translating into MKFILGKDRKQTCLFPVSLEDSIESENSVRSIDQFVDSLNLAELGFRSDFTENGPPAYNPAVLLKLYIYGYMNRMRSSRQLEKECRRNIEVMWLLESLTPDHNTISNFRKDNAKAIKKVFFATVQIARNFGLIGATLIAGDSTKFRAQNSKKNNFNKKKIQRHIDYIDNKLEQYNKALEQSDSENEKEDIKKNIDKHQGRRKEYEKLNVQLNASGEPQISTSDPDSKHLIVRNNITEVAYCVQSTVDADHNIPFDYLVTNKNDSKAMGQMLQRAKTILGTNTFTALYDKGYHTGSEFKTANKLGIKTLVAIPGIGRASQAPDPNYNSEHFKYNKEHDTYTCPEGNILKSNGSIYKARNYNFKQYKTTKCKACPARALCTTSKVNGKVVQRSEFHKYIEANVKSVLQNPDAYKKRQAIVEHPYGTIKRQWSFDHIMTKKTIQRASAEVGFMFIAYNLKRIWNIFRKTNTPRVQAHRSLIRLFTTILTSFEEPYKQNSKYRILAHV; encoded by the coding sequence ATGAAATTCATACTTGGAAAAGACCGAAAACAGACCTGCCTTTTTCCTGTTTCTCTTGAAGATTCTATAGAATCTGAGAACAGCGTAAGGTCTATAGATCAATTTGTAGATTCACTTAACCTTGCAGAACTAGGATTCCGTTCAGACTTTACCGAAAACGGTCCTCCGGCCTATAACCCAGCTGTTCTTCTCAAACTTTACATCTACGGATACATGAACCGTATGCGTTCTTCAAGACAATTAGAAAAAGAATGCAGGCGTAACATTGAAGTCATGTGGCTGCTTGAATCGCTAACCCCAGACCACAACACCATCAGTAACTTCAGAAAAGATAATGCAAAAGCTATTAAAAAAGTGTTCTTTGCTACCGTGCAAATTGCACGCAATTTTGGGCTTATCGGAGCTACACTTATAGCAGGAGACAGTACTAAGTTTAGAGCTCAGAATAGTAAGAAAAACAATTTTAATAAAAAGAAAATACAGCGTCACATAGATTATATTGACAATAAATTAGAGCAATATAACAAAGCTCTTGAGCAAAGTGATAGTGAAAATGAGAAAGAAGATATTAAGAAGAATATTGATAAGCATCAAGGTCGTAGAAAAGAATACGAAAAACTAAATGTACAGCTGAATGCCTCTGGAGAACCACAAATTTCTACCTCTGATCCCGATAGCAAGCATTTAATTGTGCGTAACAATATTACTGAAGTTGCTTACTGTGTACAATCTACTGTGGACGCAGATCACAATATTCCGTTCGACTACTTGGTTACCAATAAAAATGACTCCAAAGCTATGGGACAGATGTTACAGAGAGCTAAAACCATTCTAGGGACAAATACATTTACGGCGCTATACGACAAAGGATATCATACAGGAAGTGAATTTAAAACTGCTAATAAACTGGGTATTAAAACCCTTGTTGCTATTCCTGGAATAGGAAGAGCATCGCAAGCTCCAGACCCTAACTATAACTCAGAACATTTTAAATATAATAAAGAACACGACACCTATACCTGCCCGGAAGGAAATATACTTAAAAGTAATGGAAGTATCTATAAAGCTCGTAATTACAACTTCAAACAATATAAAACAACCAAATGTAAAGCTTGCCCCGCAAGAGCATTATGCACCACGTCTAAAGTAAATGGAAAAGTAGTACAGCGCAGTGAATTCCATAAATATATTGAAGCCAACGTAAAGAGCGTATTGCAAAATCCTGATGCTTACAAAAAACGCCAAGCCATTGTAGAGCATCCATACGGAACCATAAAACGCCAGTGGAGTTTTGATCATATTATGACTAAAAAAACGATACAACGTGCTAGTGCAGAGGTAGGATTTATGTTTATTGCCTATAACTTAAAAAGAATTTGGAATATCTTTAGAAAAACAAATACACCTCGTGTTCAAGCTCACAGATCTTTAATTAGGCTTTTTACAACTATTCTAACAAGTTTTGAAGAACCCTACAAACAAAATTCAAAATATAGAATCTTAGCTCACGTCTAA
- a CDS encoding DJ-1/PfpI family protein: MSIIPIDCLAQEKNHTEIMDSISNLTKNEIKIQSIAILIYQNVVLQDLSGPVEVFSKAKKLTKGKYEVFTVALDTSIINTENNMIKLKPDYTINNMPDADYLIIPGASMPVINSLVDNNTFTDFIKKWNDNKNKKIVTICTGSYLLANTGALNNKKATTHYFVADDFSKQYPKIELIKNVRFVDSEKFITSSGITSGIDTALYIVSKHSGEKIKQMISRALQYEFHEKKNWPIAPNGMKYMR; encoded by the coding sequence TTGAGTATAATTCCTATAGATTGTTTAGCTCAAGAAAAAAATCATACTGAAATAATGGATTCTATTTCTAATTTAACAAAAAATGAAATAAAAATCCAGAGTATAGCAATATTGATATATCAAAATGTAGTCTTACAAGATTTATCTGGTCCTGTAGAAGTTTTTTCAAAAGCAAAAAAATTGACCAAAGGAAAATATGAAGTCTTTACTGTTGCATTGGATACTTCAATAATTAATACTGAAAACAATATGATTAAATTAAAACCTGATTATACCATAAATAATATGCCTGATGCCGACTATTTAATAATTCCTGGTGCCAGTATGCCTGTTATTAATTCATTAGTTGATAATAATACATTTACCGATTTTATAAAAAAGTGGAATGATAATAAAAATAAAAAAATAGTTACAATATGCACTGGTTCATATTTACTCGCAAATACAGGAGCTCTAAATAATAAAAAAGCAACAACACATTATTTTGTAGCAGATGATTTTTCTAAACAATACCCAAAAATAGAGTTGATTAAAAATGTCCGTTTTGTAGATTCTGAAAAGTTTATTACGTCTTCTGGAATTACTTCAGGAATAGATACGGCTCTATACATTGTTAGTAAACATAGCGGAGAGAAAATAAAACAAATGATATCAAGAGCATTACAATATGAATTCCACGAAAAAAAAAATTGGCCAATAGCTCCTAATGGAATGAAATATATGCGATAG
- a CDS encoding helix-turn-helix domain-containing protein, with translation MPIIVNLDVMLAKRKLKLKELSEKVGVSTVNLSILKQGKVKAIRFSTLDAICLALDCQPGDILEYVE, from the coding sequence ATGCCTATAATAGTAAACTTAGATGTGATGTTAGCTAAACGTAAATTAAAGTTAAAAGAACTTTCTGAAAAAGTTGGTGTGTCAACAGTAAATTTGTCAATTTTAAAGCAAGGAAAAGTTAAAGCAATTCGTTTCTCTACCTTAGATGCAATTTGTTTGGCATTAGACTGTCAACCTGGCGATATTTTAGAATACGTTGAATAG
- a CDS encoding GNAT family N-acetyltransferase → MVFTFKPAKYSDLGLTYRLKKDGLKNYIEKTWGWDEKKQVHLHKNNFDPKKTEIIQLKNIEIGYLTKRVSNSEIYIENLILEKKFHNNGFGTAIMNLLIKEAEKEKKSIGLRVLKENKRAKKFYKNLGFEKISESNNHYEMKKNWLKHRI, encoded by the coding sequence TTGGTTTTTACTTTTAAACCCGCAAAATATAGTGATTTAGGACTTACCTATCGACTGAAAAAAGATGGGCTGAAAAACTACATAGAGAAAACTTGGGGTTGGGACGAAAAAAAGCAAGTTCATTTACATAAAAACAACTTTGACCCAAAAAAAACAGAAATAATCCAATTGAAAAATATTGAAATAGGCTACTTAACAAAGAGAGTTTCCAATTCAGAAATTTATATTGAAAATCTTATACTTGAAAAAAAATTTCATAACAATGGATTTGGGACAGCAATAATGAACTTGTTAATAAAAGAAGCAGAAAAGGAGAAAAAATCAATCGGATTAAGAGTATTAAAAGAAAACAAAAGAGCCAAAAAATTTTATAAAAATTTGGGTTTTGAGAAAATATCAGAATCTAATAATCATTACGAAATGAAAAAAAACTGGCTGAAACATCGTATATAA
- a CDS encoding DUF4932 domain-containing protein, with amino-acid sequence MKNTSILINLFFILTLFTCKEKNTTKNIVTEKEKTNQVIFKIDDRIELLRTAFNLAVQDYIDVEMLPCETEYSKRVNKHFREFKNHQLIKYIDDSPNILFDFPTIGLMFKNSETFEFDDTYSKELSRFKITKSEIDSLQPLLIDFCEKSNFKIFFENNKKYYRNAVKTIENQVNQENLFDNIVNFFQSNEKGLELIVFVELTNSANNKAISFYDKYNPKKRATILGNICETPDKSTSTNEILELDDNRRGILYHETSHLFTDKLLHKYIGELSQYKTICENCDEIKIKDKVDHLIVTPLQWLLQHRINGKDDGHNFYLNDCEDIRKDIYAKLNEYHPENGISFEQTYSECINLIKQSASKK; translated from the coding sequence ATGAAAAACACGTCAATCCTAATTAATCTGTTTTTTATACTGACACTTTTTACTTGTAAAGAAAAAAACACAACGAAAAATATCGTTACAGAAAAAGAAAAAACTAATCAAGTAATATTTAAAATTGACGACAGAATAGAATTATTAAGAACAGCATTTAATTTGGCTGTTCAAGATTATATTGACGTAGAAATGCTTCCTTGTGAAACTGAATATTCAAAACGTGTAAATAAGCACTTTAGGGAATTTAAAAATCATCAATTAATCAAATACATAGATGATTCACCAAACATATTATTTGATTTCCCAACAATTGGATTAATGTTTAAAAATTCTGAAACTTTTGAATTTGATGATACTTACTCTAAAGAACTTTCCAGATTTAAGATTACTAAAAGTGAAATTGACTCATTACAACCTTTGCTAATCGACTTTTGTGAAAAGTCTAATTTCAAAATATTCTTTGAGAATAATAAGAAATATTATCGGAACGCTGTAAAAACTATCGAAAACCAAGTTAATCAAGAGAACCTTTTTGATAATATAGTGAACTTTTTCCAATCTAATGAAAAGGGTTTAGAACTGATTGTTTTTGTTGAATTAACGAATAGCGCAAACAATAAAGCTATATCATTTTACGATAAATACAACCCCAAAAAAAGAGCAACTATTTTAGGTAATATTTGTGAAACACCCGATAAATCAACTTCTACTAACGAAATATTAGAATTAGATGACAATAGACGAGGAATCCTATATCACGAAACATCTCATTTATTTACAGATAAATTATTACATAAATACATTGGAGAATTAAGTCAATACAAAACAATCTGCGAGAATTGTGACGAAATAAAAATTAAAGATAAAGTTGACCATCTTATTGTAACACCATTACAATGGTTACTACAACATAGAATTAATGGAAAAGATGATGGACACAATTTTTATCTAAACGATTGTGAAGATATTAGAAAAGATATTTATGCAAAACTGAATGAATATCACCCCGAAAACGGAATATCGTTTGAACAAACCTATTCTGAATGTATAAATTTAATTAAACAATCAGCTTCTAAAAAATAA
- a CDS encoding Fur family transcriptional regulator, which yields MNRRNTPTKEAVLNLLINSEKALSQDAIERQLDVKINRATIYRVLNRFCEDELVHKIVAEDGKQYFAACKKKCEAIPEVIQHHFHFRCLSCDTIECLQVPVEYSVPQGYEVKNANCVLTGVCKDCS from the coding sequence ATGAATCGAAGAAATACACCTACAAAAGAGGCCGTACTTAATTTATTAATAAATTCTGAAAAAGCATTAAGTCAAGATGCTATTGAAAGACAATTGGATGTTAAAATTAATAGAGCTACTATTTATAGGGTATTGAATAGATTTTGTGAAGATGAGTTGGTGCACAAAATTGTCGCAGAAGACGGAAAACAGTATTTTGCTGCTTGTAAAAAAAAGTGTGAAGCTATACCGGAAGTTATTCAGCATCATTTCCATTTCAGATGTTTATCGTGCGATACTATTGAATGCTTGCAAGTACCTGTTGAATATTCTGTACCTCAGGGCTATGAAGTTAAAAATGCAAATTGTGTGTTAACAGGGGTTTGTAAGGACTGTTCGTAA
- a CDS encoding carboxypeptidase-like regulatory domain-containing protein: MTKPTKILLSIAVTILLSCNSSQTKEFTISGKVTDFSGNPIDSVSIQLKDKTFKDIYTTLTDKNGNYVLKVKAGNYYSLYAIKKSDYRISKLEYWMWNVPVYKNLKINPQYDRIEIYGINVFEPQVTPQNSYMIYFRPMSLSKTLNIIKKQNINLDKFVKVKQAEILVKSKNLIDVSPLTISEKDLEIKVNNKNAQILKIQKIKEFSRDVFMYGYIVQIEKPEQENNKNLDYDKISIVLESPETGEKGKGETFVKLVK; this comes from the coding sequence TTGACAAAACCAACAAAAATACTATTATCAATCGCAGTAACAATTCTATTGTCTTGTAATTCCTCACAAACGAAAGAATTCACAATTAGTGGAAAAGTAACAGACTTTAGTGGTAATCCTATAGATAGTGTTTCTATTCAACTTAAAGATAAAACCTTTAAAGATATATACACCACGTTAACTGACAAAAATGGAAACTATGTATTAAAAGTTAAAGCGGGTAATTATTATTCTTTATATGCAATAAAAAAATCTGATTATAGAATAAGCAAACTTGAGTATTGGATGTGGAATGTTCCTGTCTATAAAAATTTAAAAATTAATCCGCAATATGATCGAATTGAAATATATGGAATTAATGTTTTTGAACCTCAAGTTACCCCTCAAAATTCTTATATGATTTATTTTAGACCTATGAGTCTTTCAAAAACATTAAATATTATTAAAAAACAAAATATTAATTTAGATAAATTTGTAAAAGTAAAACAAGCGGAAATTCTTGTGAAAAGTAAAAATCTTATTGACGTTTCACCATTAACTATATCTGAAAAAGATTTAGAAATTAAAGTAAATAATAAAAACGCACAAATATTAAAAATCCAAAAAATAAAAGAATTTTCAAGAGACGTTTTTATGTATGGATATATTGTACAGATTGAAAAGCCAGAACAAGAAAACAATAAGAATTTAGATTATGATAAGATTTCCATAGTTTTAGAATCACCTGAAACAGGAGAGAAAGGAAAAGGAGAAACCTTTGTTAAATTGGTAAAATAA
- a CDS encoding class I SAM-dependent methyltransferase, which translates to MKRLVTIDDITDVLHKFKQRGFSFILSKLNIIGIIRTEKTFNQLNYKSADWWIIPKVKERWNILISGNKNTDYKDYLINNYLQNKKNLKLISLGSGSSHHEIELAKHSNFDEIICIDIAENRILEAKSKANKLMLKNIKFVCADFNNYNIPKEYFDIVFFHASLHHFDNIDNCVANTIKKSLKPGGLLVINEYVGATRLQFSKQQIIKINEALNIIPKEYRTRYKSNLLKKKFHGPGIIRMILADPSECVDSVSILPAIHSNFHTIIEKPYGGNILMNVLKDISHHFINLDSDNNQILEKLFSLEDEYLKNNPSDFIFGIYQKISPIKN; encoded by the coding sequence ATGAAAAGATTAGTGACGATAGATGATATTACTGACGTACTACATAAATTTAAACAAAGAGGTTTTAGTTTTATTTTATCGAAATTAAACATCATTGGAATAATAAGGACTGAGAAAACATTTAATCAATTAAATTATAAAAGTGCAGACTGGTGGATTATTCCAAAAGTTAAAGAACGTTGGAATATATTAATTAGTGGAAATAAGAATACCGACTATAAAGACTATTTGATTAATAATTATTTACAAAACAAAAAAAATCTTAAATTAATATCCTTAGGAAGTGGCTCAAGTCATCATGAGATAGAATTAGCTAAACATTCAAATTTTGATGAAATAATTTGCATAGACATTGCAGAAAATAGAATATTAGAGGCAAAATCTAAGGCTAATAAGTTAATGCTTAAAAACATAAAATTTGTTTGTGCAGATTTTAACAATTATAATATTCCAAAAGAATATTTTGATATTGTTTTTTTTCATGCATCGTTACATCATTTTGATAATATTGATAATTGTGTAGCTAATACAATTAAAAAAAGTCTAAAACCTGGTGGATTATTGGTTATCAATGAATACGTTGGGGCTACTAGACTGCAATTTTCTAAACAACAAATTATAAAGATTAATGAAGCCCTAAATATAATACCGAAAGAATATAGAACCAGATATAAATCAAATCTATTAAAAAAGAAATTCCATGGTCCTGGAATTATAAGAATGATTTTAGCAGACCCTTCAGAGTGTGTAGATTCTGTAAGCATATTACCAGCCATTCACTCAAATTTTCATACTATTATTGAAAAACCTTATGGTGGAAATATATTGATGAATGTACTTAAAGATATATCTCATCATTTCATAAATTTAGATTCTGATAATAATCAAATTTTAGAAAAACTTTTTTCCTTAGAGGATGAATATTTAAAAAATAATCCTTCTGATTTTATTTTTGGCATTTATCAAAAAATATCGCCAATAAAAAATTAG
- a CDS encoding DinB family protein has translation MLTQNRQDISCNAKLHSKKYKMTQSELIILNFKEIRKRSIKLWNGLPDKYYNWKPDENAMSASEIIRHVLEADYGWNIIINQGDMINYKTPWQNRPFKNLKDELEFAKPFRKTFLESIQQFSENELNKTEIVHPGNGKKKILVKYLLRIGYHESVHAGQFLSYLRAMNIDRPNVWD, from the coding sequence ATGCTAACTCAAAATAGACAAGACATTAGTTGTAATGCCAAACTACATTCAAAAAAATATAAAATGACCCAATCTGAACTTATAATTTTAAATTTCAAAGAAATACGAAAAAGAAGTATAAAACTTTGGAATGGATTACCTGATAAATATTATAATTGGAAACCTGACGAAAATGCAATGAGTGCGTCAGAAATAATAAGACACGTTTTAGAGGCTGATTATGGTTGGAATATTATTATTAATCAAGGAGATATGATAAATTATAAAACACCTTGGCAAAACCGGCCATTTAAAAACCTAAAAGATGAACTTGAATTTGCTAAACCTTTTAGAAAAACATTTTTAGAAAGTATTCAACAATTTTCAGAAAATGAATTGAACAAAACAGAAATCGTTCACCCCGGAAATGGTAAAAAGAAAATACTTGTAAAATATTTGTTACGCATTGGATATCACGAATCTGTTCATGCAGGACAATTCCTGTCGTATTTAAGAGCAATGAATATTGACAGACCAAATGTATGGGATTAG
- a CDS encoding DegT/DnrJ/EryC1/StrS family aminotransferase, whose protein sequence is MPGFELFGPSEHKEVNDVLNSGILMRYGFDAMRNGHWKAKDLEQELQTRMQVKHAQLVSSGTAAVSVALAIAGVGAGDEVILPTFTFVASFEAVLMLGAIPILVDIDDTLTLDIEAVKNAITTKTKAIMPVHMCGGMARLKQLKEICNTHNLKLIEDACQAIGGSYEGKALGSYGDVGCFSFDFVKTITAAEGGAIITNNDDYATWADHFSDHGHDHVGTDRGAENHPFLGYNFRISELHAAVGLAQVRRLNDFIAIQKKHYTILKEALSTIPELVFRTIPEEGVENYSFLNFFLTDLETTTSAMSALKEAGIDGCFHYYNNNWHYVRKWDHLMDAKSLFPIPTATKEALSNIDVNNFKKSDHYIARNISCLIKLSWTEEDVKLRASKMVDAIKSVL, encoded by the coding sequence ATGCCTGGATTTGAATTATTTGGCCCTTCAGAACATAAAGAAGTAAACGATGTATTAAATAGCGGAATATTAATGCGCTATGGCTTTGATGCCATGAGAAATGGACATTGGAAAGCTAAAGACCTTGAACAAGAATTACAAACTAGAATGCAAGTAAAACACGCACAACTAGTATCCAGTGGTACCGCTGCTGTATCTGTTGCTTTAGCGATTGCAGGTGTTGGTGCTGGTGATGAAGTTATTCTCCCCACTTTTACCTTTGTGGCTAGTTTTGAAGCTGTTTTAATGCTAGGCGCTATTCCTATTCTTGTTGATATTGATGACACCTTGACTTTAGATATTGAAGCTGTTAAAAATGCCATTACAACTAAAACAAAAGCTATTATGCCTGTACACATGTGTGGAGGTATGGCGCGATTAAAACAACTTAAAGAAATTTGCAATACCCATAACCTAAAATTAATAGAAGACGCATGTCAAGCAATTGGTGGAAGTTATGAGGGAAAAGCTTTAGGAAGCTATGGCGATGTAGGTTGTTTTTCATTTGACTTTGTAAAAACAATTACGGCTGCTGAAGGTGGGGCTATTATTACAAATAACGACGACTATGCTACTTGGGCAGATCATTTTAGCGACCATGGTCATGATCATGTTGGTACAGATCGTGGAGCAGAAAATCATCCCTTTTTAGGCTATAACTTTAGAATATCTGAACTTCACGCTGCTGTAGGTTTAGCTCAAGTAAGACGCTTAAACGACTTTATAGCTATACAGAAAAAACATTATACCATCTTAAAAGAGGCTTTAAGTACAATACCTGAACTTGTTTTTAGAACAATTCCTGAAGAAGGTGTAGAAAACTATTCGTTTTTAAATTTCTTTTTAACTGATTTAGAAACGACAACTTCTGCTATGTCTGCTTTAAAAGAAGCTGGAATTGATGGCTGTTTTCATTATTATAATAACAACTGGCATTATGTTAGAAAATGGGATCATTTAATGGATGCTAAAAGTCTATTTCCTATTCCTACCGCAACAAAAGAAGCATTAAGCAACATAGATGTTAATAACTTTAAAAAATCCGATCATTATATTGCAAGAAACATCTCTTGTTTAATAAAATTATCTTGGACAGAAGAAGACGTAAAACTTAGAGCTTCTAAAATGGTTGATGCCATTAAAAGCGTACTATAA
- a CDS encoding 6-pyruvoyl trahydropterin synthase family protein has protein sequence MKAKVSRQGYFNAAHRLYRKDWSDEKNQLVFGRCNNANYHGHNYDVIVSVSGEIDQETGFVIDLKILKQLIKDEIEEAFDHKNLNLDVAEFKNLNPTAENIAVVIYNKLKPKIASHLELEITLYETPRNFVSYSGE, from the coding sequence ATGAAAGCTAAGGTAAGTAGACAGGGGTACTTTAATGCTGCCCATAGGTTATATAGAAAAGATTGGAGTGACGAAAAAAATCAACTCGTTTTTGGAAGATGTAACAATGCAAATTACCACGGACATAATTATGATGTTATTGTAAGTGTATCTGGAGAAATAGATCAGGAAACGGGTTTTGTTATAGATTTAAAAATTTTAAAGCAACTCATAAAAGATGAAATAGAAGAAGCTTTTGATCATAAAAATCTAAATTTAGACGTGGCAGAATTTAAAAATCTTAATCCTACTGCAGAAAATATTGCAGTAGTGATTTACAATAAATTAAAACCTAAGATAGCATCACATCTGGAATTAGAAATTACACTTTATGAGACGCCTAGAAATTTTGTGAGTTATTCTGGTGAGTAA
- the idi gene encoding isopentenyl-diphosphate Delta-isomerase, whose protein sequence is MIEENVILVNEKDEQIGLMPKLEAHEKGVLHRAFSVFVFNDNNELMLQQRALDKYHTPGLWTNTCCSHQRDGESNIEAGRRRLQEEMGFVTALEESTSFVYKSPFENGLTEHEYDHILIGHYNDAPVINPEEVAAWKWMTLDAIKADIKVNPELYTSWFKIIFDKFYEYINIS, encoded by the coding sequence ATGATAGAAGAAAACGTAATATTAGTTAACGAAAAAGATGAACAAATAGGCTTAATGCCTAAATTAGAAGCACATGAAAAAGGGGTGTTACATCGTGCCTTTTCTGTATTTGTTTTTAATGATAATAATGAATTGATGTTGCAACAGCGTGCACTAGATAAATACCATACACCAGGGCTATGGACCAACACTTGTTGCAGCCACCAGCGCGATGGAGAGTCTAATATTGAAGCGGGGAGAAGGCGCTTGCAAGAAGAAATGGGGTTTGTAACAGCTTTAGAAGAGTCTACGTCTTTTGTATATAAGTCGCCTTTTGAAAATGGTTTGACAGAGCATGAATACGACCATATTTTAATAGGGCATTATAATGATGCACCGGTAATAAACCCAGAAGAAGTTGCAGCTTGGAAATGGATGACATTAGATGCTATAAAGGCAGATATTAAAGTTAATCCAGAGCTTTATACCTCGTGGTTTAAGATTATTTTTGATAAGTTCTATGAATATATTAATATCTCGTAA